Proteins encoded by one window of Sulfurospirillum tamanense:
- the ccoS gene encoding cbb3-type cytochrome oxidase assembly protein CcoS yields the protein MSGGLVMVMVSVSIGLGAVALLALLWGLRTGQFDDQSKFINAVHFDDEEALRDAAMMEQKRKEAQERRKNSGKKMPE from the coding sequence ATGAGCGGTGGATTGGTGATGGTGATGGTGAGTGTGTCGATTGGATTGGGTGCGGTTGCATTGCTGGCACTATTGTGGGGGCTTAGGACGGGACAATTTGATGACCAGAGTAAGTTTATTAATGCGGTGCATTTTGATGATGAAGAGGCGTTGCGGGATGCGGCGATGATGGAGCAAAAGAGAAAAGAAGCGCAGGAGAGAAGAAAAAACTCGGGCAAAAAAATGCCCGAGTAA
- a CDS encoding heavy metal translocating P-type ATPase translates to MSKRRCDHCQLLYEEAVLLCDETFKEARFFCCKGCQGVFHLLQSEGLESFYDKLGGQSIAPPETPTSSGLEKFDLEKFKECYIKINDEGFCEISLIIEGIHCAACVWLNEKVLFQKEGVLEASINGTSHKARIVWDPETTSLSSIIQTIRAIGYNAHPYDPKLQEEHANAARREYYSRLLVGVFATMNIMWIAIAQYAGYFTGMRGDIKSVLNFAEFVLATPALFYTGWVYYRGAYYGFKHGYVSMDTLIATGASLAYGFSLYAMFSGNGETYFDSVTMIVTFVFAGKYLEVLTKKRAVDTLDAMIGSLPTEVMVIRGEEKILLHVEEVQAGDVIEVRPGEKVVIDGVVLSGEASFDESSLTGESEPKLKGQKEAILSGSICLDSVVRYEASATHQGSILSKIVTLLEVSMTKKPRIEQLANSIAGKFSLVVLSIALLTFIGWFVATGSFETALVVAISVIVIACPCALGLATPVATLVGLGVGAQKGVLFKEASFLENMAKSRVLLLDKTGTLTEGRPKVKEAWIDPACEVDVLFALLGTSSHPVSQGVREYLEEHTLALKEATLLDVEVVEAKGVQAKWKEHAIAGGSGRLMEELGIAHERVGATHYLFSCDGVVLARFALEDTPKKDAKAVLAHLQKMNIKVEMLTGDNETAAWKVAREVGITQVRHSLFPHEKAAVVEEYQAKGVHVVMAGDGINDTLALSQADIAIAMGEGADVAVSASDVVLLNDSLKSLEDAFLVSRKTYRTIKQNIGFSLLYNVTTVPLAVLGFVNPMIAAISMSLSSLVVIGNAMRIRTMLKKGKQ, encoded by the coding sequence ATGTCCAAACGTCGATGTGACCATTGCCAATTGTTGTACGAAGAGGCCGTATTGCTTTGTGATGAAACCTTTAAAGAGGCACGTTTTTTTTGTTGCAAAGGGTGTCAAGGGGTATTTCACTTACTTCAAAGTGAAGGACTTGAGAGTTTTTATGATAAATTGGGCGGTCAATCCATCGCTCCTCCTGAAACACCTACTTCTTCAGGGCTTGAAAAGTTTGATCTGGAGAAGTTTAAAGAGTGTTATATTAAGATTAATGACGAAGGTTTTTGTGAGATTTCGCTCATTATCGAGGGGATTCATTGCGCGGCGTGCGTGTGGCTCAATGAAAAGGTGCTCTTCCAAAAAGAAGGGGTGTTGGAAGCGAGCATAAACGGCACCAGTCACAAGGCGAGGATTGTGTGGGACCCTGAAACCACGAGCCTTTCAAGCATTATCCAGACTATTCGTGCCATCGGGTATAACGCCCATCCTTACGATCCAAAACTCCAAGAAGAACACGCTAATGCGGCCAGACGCGAATACTACTCACGCCTTTTGGTGGGGGTTTTTGCTACGATGAATATCATGTGGATTGCCATCGCCCAGTACGCGGGGTATTTTACAGGGATGCGTGGTGACATCAAAAGCGTGCTTAATTTTGCGGAGTTTGTGCTAGCAACGCCCGCGCTGTTTTACACCGGTTGGGTGTACTACCGTGGAGCGTATTATGGGTTTAAGCACGGGTATGTAAGCATGGACACGCTCATCGCTACAGGAGCAAGTTTGGCTTACGGATTTTCGCTGTACGCGATGTTTTCGGGCAATGGTGAGACTTATTTTGATTCAGTGACCATGATTGTAACCTTTGTGTTTGCAGGAAAATACCTCGAAGTACTTACCAAGAAACGCGCGGTTGATACCTTGGATGCCATGATAGGTTCCTTGCCTACAGAGGTCATGGTGATTCGGGGCGAGGAAAAAATACTCTTACATGTAGAAGAAGTGCAAGCGGGCGATGTGATTGAAGTGCGTCCTGGCGAGAAGGTAGTGATTGATGGAGTGGTGCTTAGCGGTGAAGCGTCGTTTGATGAATCAAGCCTCACGGGTGAGAGTGAACCTAAACTCAAAGGCCAAAAAGAGGCGATTTTGAGCGGGTCGATTTGCCTTGATAGTGTGGTGCGCTACGAAGCAAGCGCGACCCATCAAGGTTCTATCCTTTCTAAAATCGTGACCCTTTTGGAAGTGTCTATGACCAAAAAACCCCGCATCGAACAGCTGGCCAATAGCATTGCGGGGAAATTTTCTTTGGTAGTGTTAAGCATTGCACTACTCACGTTTATCGGGTGGTTTGTCGCTACGGGCTCTTTTGAAACGGCACTGGTAGTGGCGATCTCGGTGATCGTGATTGCGTGTCCGTGCGCTTTGGGCTTGGCGACACCTGTGGCGACGTTGGTGGGACTTGGTGTGGGAGCGCAAAAAGGAGTGCTGTTTAAAGAGGCAAGCTTTTTGGAAAACATGGCCAAAAGTCGCGTGTTGTTGCTGGATAAAACAGGCACACTCACCGAGGGACGCCCCAAGGTGAAAGAAGCCTGGATAGACCCTGCGTGCGAAGTTGATGTGCTCTTCGCGCTCCTTGGCACCTCGTCCCATCCAGTAAGTCAAGGAGTGCGAGAGTATTTGGAAGAACATACCTTAGCACTCAAAGAGGCAACACTTTTGGATGTGGAAGTGGTGGAAGCCAAAGGGGTGCAGGCTAAGTGGAAAGAACACGCCATTGCGGGGGGTAGTGGACGGCTTATGGAGGAGCTTGGGATTGCGCATGAGCGCGTTGGGGCGACCCATTATCTGTTTAGTTGCGATGGAGTCGTGTTGGCGCGTTTTGCTTTGGAGGATACGCCTAAAAAAGACGCTAAAGCTGTGTTGGCGCATTTGCAAAAGATGAACATTAAAGTAGAAATGTTAACGGGCGACAATGAAACTGCCGCGTGGAAAGTGGCGCGCGAAGTAGGGATAACGCAGGTGCGCCACTCCTTATTTCCTCACGAAAAAGCCGCAGTGGTAGAGGAATACCAAGCCAAAGGCGTGCACGTGGTGATGGCGGGGGATGGCATTAACGATACCTTGGCGCTTTCGCAAGCGGATATTGCCATTGCCATGGGCGAGGGGGCGGATGTGGCGGTGAGTGCTAGTGATGTGGTGTTGTTGAATGATTCTTTAAAAAGCCTTGAAGATGCATTTTTGGTTTCGCGTAAAACCTACCGAACCATCAAGCAAAACATTGGCTTTTCCCTTTTGTATAATGTCACCACAGTGCCTTTGGCGGTCTTGGGGTTTGTGAATCCGATGATTGCAGCGATTTCCATGTCGCTAAGTTCGTTGGTGGTGATTGGAAATGCGATGCGTATTCGCACCATGCTAAAAAAAGGAAAACAATGA
- the rho gene encoding transcription termination factor Rho codes for MGDSTTTGNGKSNTKSQNQRTHIPVEGYRIEDLRTRDLKQLLEIAEKAGVENPQELKRQDLMFEILKTQTSKGGFILFTGILEMSSEGYGFLRATDSNLTPSPNDAYVSSTQIRKFALRTGDIVTGQVRPPKDQERYYALLKIEAINYLPMQESKQRPLFDNLTPLYPTEALKLEFDPMKLTGRMLDLFAPIGKGQRGLIVAPPRSGKTELMKELAHAIAKNHPEAELIVLLVDERPEEVTDMQRCVNGEVYSSTFDLPASNHVRVAELVIEKAKRRVEMGKDVIILLDSITRLARAYNTVTPSSGKVLSGGVDANALHKPKRFFGAARNIEFGGSLTIVATALIETGSRMDEVIFEEFKGTGNSEIVLDRNISDRRIFPAINIMKSGTRKEELLLSPDNLQKIWAIRTAISQMDDVEALKFLYAKMLKTANNEELLAALNDG; via the coding sequence ATGGGCGACAGCACCACCACGGGAAACGGTAAGTCAAATACCAAATCCCAAAACCAACGCACTCACATCCCTGTTGAGGGCTACAGAATCGAAGATTTACGCACACGTGATTTAAAACAACTCCTAGAGATTGCCGAAAAAGCCGGCGTTGAAAACCCTCAAGAGCTCAAACGCCAAGATTTAATGTTTGAGATTTTAAAAACCCAAACCTCCAAGGGTGGGTTTATTTTGTTCACGGGCATCCTTGAGATGTCTTCGGAAGGCTACGGCTTTTTACGCGCCACCGACTCCAACCTTACCCCAAGCCCTAATGACGCTTATGTTTCAAGTACGCAAATTCGCAAATTCGCCTTACGCACCGGCGACATTGTCACGGGTCAAGTGCGTCCTCCTAAAGACCAAGAGCGCTATTATGCTCTTTTAAAAATCGAGGCTATCAATTACTTGCCCATGCAAGAATCCAAACAGCGCCCACTCTTTGACAACCTCACACCTCTTTATCCTACTGAAGCGCTAAAACTTGAATTTGACCCCATGAAACTCACTGGGCGGATGCTTGATTTGTTTGCGCCTATTGGCAAAGGACAACGGGGACTCATCGTTGCGCCCCCGCGCAGTGGTAAAACGGAACTCATGAAAGAGCTAGCGCATGCTATCGCCAAAAACCACCCCGAAGCCGAACTCATCGTCTTACTTGTGGATGAGCGCCCCGAAGAAGTCACCGACATGCAACGCTGTGTCAATGGAGAGGTATACAGTTCCACTTTTGACCTACCCGCCTCCAACCACGTGCGCGTAGCAGAGCTCGTCATTGAAAAAGCCAAGCGGCGCGTAGAGATGGGTAAAGATGTTATCATTTTGCTTGACTCCATTACCCGCCTAGCGCGTGCTTACAACACCGTTACACCTTCTAGCGGAAAAGTGCTTAGTGGTGGGGTAGACGCTAACGCGCTTCACAAGCCTAAGCGTTTTTTTGGTGCGGCAAGAAACATCGAATTTGGCGGAAGCTTGACCATCGTTGCTACCGCGCTGATTGAAACAGGCAGCCGCATGGACGAAGTGATTTTTGAAGAATTCAAAGGCACAGGCAACAGTGAAATCGTCCTAGACCGCAATATCTCTGACCGACGCATTTTCCCTGCTATTAACATTATGAAATCTGGAACCCGCAAAGAAGAGTTGTTGCTCTCACCTGATAACTTGCAAAAAATCTGGGCCATCCGTACCGCCATTAGCCAAATGGATGACGTGGAAGCCCTGAAGTTCCTCTACGCCAAAATGCTTAAAACTGCCAACAATGAAGAGCTTTTGGCTGCTTTAAACGACGGTTAA
- a CDS encoding c-type cytochrome, with product MKKVLFALLVVGVSSLVAADGAAVYKKCISCHGASAEKKALGKSEVIAGWAADKQIAALKGYKDGTYGGPMKNLMKGQVANLSDAEIEAVSKYVESLAK from the coding sequence ATGAAAAAAGTACTTTTCGCACTTTTGGTCGTAGGTGTTTCTTCTTTGGTAGCTGCTGATGGCGCGGCGGTTTACAAAAAATGTATCTCCTGTCACGGAGCCAGTGCAGAGAAAAAAGCCCTTGGCAAATCTGAAGTCATTGCAGGCTGGGCAGCAGACAAACAAATCGCAGCCCTCAAGGGCTATAAAGACGGCACGTACGGCGGTCCTATGAAAAACCTCATGAAAGGCCAAGTAGCCAACCTCAGTGACGCGGAAATTGAAGCCGTTTCAAAATACGTCGAAAGTCTTGCCAAATAA
- the murI gene encoding glutamate racemase, producing MRAGVFDSGVGGLSVVRSLLEHRLFDEIIYYGDTARVPYGVKDKNTIIRYSLEAVEFFKNFDIDTLICACNSVSAYAIPELRAKAPFPVFGVIEPGAIAVHNTITNKDAHILILGTRATINSGKYQHLLEGYGFANITALAPSLFVPIVEEGLFNGPILEQAMHYYFKDLAQAPDVIILGCTHFPLIKDAIGAYFPKALLIHSGEAIVEHLEGHLTLEKQKQKTQLKLFATENPEGLKKVAATWLGLEKGMLL from the coding sequence GTGCGCGCAGGTGTCTTTGACAGCGGCGTAGGAGGCTTGAGTGTTGTGCGCAGCCTCCTTGAACACCGTTTGTTTGATGAAATCATTTATTATGGCGACACCGCGCGGGTACCTTACGGGGTAAAAGACAAAAACACCATTATTCGCTACTCTCTCGAAGCGGTGGAGTTTTTCAAAAACTTCGACATCGATACCCTCATTTGCGCATGCAACTCCGTTAGTGCTTATGCTATCCCAGAACTTCGCGCCAAGGCACCTTTTCCTGTTTTTGGGGTTATTGAGCCTGGCGCCATTGCGGTGCACAACACCATCACCAATAAAGATGCGCATATTCTCATCTTAGGGACACGTGCCACCATCAACAGTGGCAAATACCAACACTTGCTCGAAGGGTATGGTTTTGCAAACATTACAGCCCTTGCGCCTTCTCTTTTTGTGCCTATTGTTGAGGAAGGATTGTTCAATGGACCCATTCTTGAACAAGCGATGCACTATTACTTTAAAGACTTAGCCCAAGCCCCCGATGTCATCATTTTAGGATGCACACATTTTCCACTCATTAAAGACGCTATTGGGGCTTATTTTCCAAAAGCACTTTTAATTCACTCAGGCGAAGCGATTGTAGAACATCTTGAGGGGCATTTGACGCTAGAAAAACAGAAGCAAAAAACCCAACTCAAGCTTTTTGCTACTGAAAATCCCGAGGGACTTAAAAAAGTAGCGGCAACTTGGCTGGGTTTAGAAAAAGGAATGCTACTTTGA